Part of the Mya arenaria isolate MELC-2E11 chromosome 8, ASM2691426v1 genome, atatacataaacagatgaaaagcctcaaaatacttataattgaatataaaattgaatacaaagaatataatattatcaatactatTCAATCTCAAATAGGTCACTGTATTTACAAATCGTACTTTTTATCTGAAAGAAGGCAGAAATTTGTTAACTTATGTGCATTATTAAATGCCGACCTTTTgattattcaaacattatataagaataaaggAATTCATTATCCTTTTCTCAATAGGttcattatgaaatttaaaagcaaCTAAGAATATTCtgttaacaaaaaagttatattagtTTAGtaaaaatgcaatgttttaagatgaaatagttgtatatcgtgattttcttgttcattatttgtcatatttatgatttgtatatgattttatgaataaaaggaTCACCTCTTAGtgattccaaaaagaaaaaaaaacttctgtGAATACTgtaacgatttttttttgtaatgaacatgtcaaaatatcatATGCACACTTAGGATTTCGCAAAAGCAGGTCTACGGTTGatgcaatatttatacttatgtcataagtacaaaaatattaagATGTCAATGAACgattgtatgttatatttgtcgatataatgaaatgttttgattcgATATAGAAATGCGTTGTGGCTTAAAATGTTTACATGTGGAATCCAAGGCAAACTTCTTAGAATCATACGCGATATTTACCAACAAGTTAAATCTTGTGTCAACTCGTGTTCTAATTATTCTGAGTATTTAAATATGCTGTTGACTTACGACAAGGGGAGGTAATGTCCTCTCTATTTATTCTGTAATTGTTGAAGACTTTGAGTTGTATCTGCCAAATAAAGTTGAATGTTGTTCACAATTGTATGATATAGTATTAATGCTACTGTTTTCCGCAGGTAGGTGACATGGCCATTGTAGGTAAAACACCCACATAATTACAACATCATTTAGACACATTATATGAGTATTGTAATACATTGGGACTTAATTTAACTACctataaaactaaaattatgttttttggtAAACGTTGTGGATTATCAAACACAGAGTGTTGGacctattttttatgaaaacgaAGCTTACGCCCAAAACGGAGTTACGCCTAGAAGTTTAAAGCCATACGACCTGAATTGAAACGGAGCCACGGACCGTAACCCACAGTACCGTTCAGGTCAGCGATAAAGTATCTTTATTCATATTTCCCTTGCTCTTCGGTTCGATTGGAATGGTACCCGTAATTTACCTGAAAATGAGTAAAATGTGCCAACAGTGACAGGGCGGTTTACCAGGCGATGCATATAATGtagagaatttaaaaaaaaatgcatataatgtagagactttaaaaaaaatgcatataatgttgagaatttaaaaaaaaaaatgtaggtcttctttatttaatacatatgaAATTCAGTGTGAATAAAGTGGTTTCCTGTCAAAGAATTTAATCTGTTATTTATCAATAGTTTCCCTTGTGCATACTTTGAATAACTGACTGACAAGTTTTGGattacactttttaaataatggtaCTACATAACCTATTGTTTATACCTTGTTTAAAAGAGCATTAAAGTATCCCGATAGAGAATCtattatgcaaatattttggattttgtCTTCCTGATAGAAGGCAATGTCAGTATTATTAAGAGCCTAATAGAATGTGCTTTAGGTCTTATATAACTTCATTCATGctaattaaaatgtaaagttATATCTAACTTTAAGCACCAGTCTGGAGTATAGTTTTATACCTGAATCTATGAACAtatcaatacaaacatacttttacCCCAAAGGAGCATCGAATTGCCTGATTGAATATTTGAGAGGGAAATGCGCATATTCAATGATCGAGTATAGAATCCTTGGTTGTTCTTTCGTGGACTTTTGCCTCGTTACACATTGTACACTGACTTTTCCAAGGTGGAGAAATGTCAAGGTTTCTATGTAGTGATCCCTCTATCAAGTTGTCATGTGGCCGAAATGCTGGCTCATGTAGTAAGTGTAACGAGTCGTTGACAAGTTCGTTTATTGAGGACCAACGTCATATTTGGAACATTTCTCTTAGTTTTCTTTCGAAACTACAACCAACTCCCACTAACGACAATTATTTCTATGAACCAATACAATCCCCATATGCTGATCAATTTCTTTATggacaaaatatttaacattgtattttattaggcataattatgttttctctTAAATCCGCCCTTCAGATCCATCTCAAAATAGTTGAACCGTTGAACATAACACTTAGCATAACTTTGTTGTTATTGCTTACTCTCTGTAATTGTTGCAATTGGAATGGATATGGGTTTTTTCATAAACGAAGGAAAAGGACGGTTTGGTATTATTTTGTATCTTACttttatggtaaaaatattcccggctaaacataaaaaataagtgtgtgttttccttgtgaatgttattttataaacagcACCATTAAAGTTTACCACTTAATGCATCTATCAAAATGATCgcatttaagttttatttattttgcgaAATAATGGccttacaaaatataaattaagcaTTTAAATGTGCACATTTGGTTACTGAGACGTAAATCAGAcgattgatagttttcagtcaTTTGTTAACTGCCATGTATtgcaatttctttttttgttttgccttGCAGAACAACTTAACAAATATGCTTACCAGATAGTTGTTACATGccatacatttaacaaatgacCAACGTTAACCAATTTCATAAACGAAGCTGACGACGCCGACGAAACaaaagctatgacaatacccCGCGTTTTATTTATGCGGAAAATAGATAGTTAATATAGTTAAAACTGCAAAATTGTATCGTATTCACTCTTTATATCATAACGTAGTTCTCTAATAGCATAGGTGAGCATGTGCCTTTCCTAGCTCTTAGTGGACGCTTATGATTGTGTCACATTCCAGGGATAGACACTAAGGTGAGCCGTGCCACGGAGCCCAATACAAGCACTTGCTGTCCAAGGGGCCCAAGGGGTGCCTCGAGTTCCCACACTACACGTTTTACAACCACTTCCGATGTCTCATACCCTCCTTGTGCACAGAGCCGCCCTCGGGGGATACAAAGAGGGAACTTACTGAATGACGAGCATTATGTAAGACCATTTCAAAAGCGTTTATTTACTTTGGTTAACTGTAGTCGTGTTTCTCTTCACTCTTTACGGCACAATAAACCAATGGGAATCAAGTGTacatacaaaattaatgaacagaaaaatctcgaaaatattgcaaaaccacGATGTCGACGTCCTCCGAAAACCGAGCacactgttttcatcaatattacaTGTAATAACTATAATTGATACCCTCATATTCTTATGTTACTGTGTGCTATGTCACGCCGTTGTGATGTTATATCGCTTTTGTATTTAAGATTGTTGGTGGTCGTGatgattgtgttgttgttgttttggttgttgttcttgttgctGCTGCCAGTTGCAGGACTCCTAGTGTTCTTTGTGTATTAAGACCCAACACCGTTGctttattaattgttaaattaacTCTTTGATAGACGTTTACAACGTACAAGCATTGATATTGGCTTCCTTTTACATGCGGAATTCCTGGTTATTGAAAggaatttttaaaacaacaacaacatataacgTGATAACCAAGTGAAACTCAAAACAACAATCCAATTAATACGTGTATATATGTAAGAGTATTATAAGCATAACAACTGTTTATCTACTCGCCCGTTATTACAGTAACTACTGCCTATGCtgtcaattaaaaacattatcataaaaCCTAATGgctaaatgaacaaaaaatcaaatgatgTGGTTGCCAAAACAATGAcgtcaaattcaacaaatatgaaaaagtattcggaaaaacaaaaagaagataACATTAGTTACATTATAAGCATCGAATTAAAATGCCAAGTCAGACGTCTGATGGACTGCATCACAATACTAATTTTCTTGCAGAAACTACGATAAGCAAAAAGGGACCGTTCTATTCAGTGTTCTTCAAAAACGCATCTTTGCTGTCGTCGAAGACTTTCCACCACCTGTGCTTGAGGAGAGGAGCTTCAATTCCTGAGAACACAGACCTGAAGCTCTTGTCCCTATAGCTTACAATATCCACGACCTTGTCACGTTTCCACTTGTGTAACATGTCTGCCACTTTCTGCTCTTCAGGGTTGTACCCAACCGCGCTGCTCATGTCTGCGATAAAGTCCGCCTGGAAGTCAATATCATCGTTGGGCGATTTCAGCCCGTTTCTTCTGCTCACCCATTTGTCCGCGTCCCCACGCATCTCAGCCTCGCTCTTCGGTTCGCCTGATATGGTGCCCATAATGTATCTAAATACAAGTGAAACATTCAAAACGTGACAAGACAGATAACAAAGTTGTGcatatataaatactttactTACACATGGTGACCACTAACCTCGTTTAAAATTTTACTGAAGTAAAATAGTTTCCAGTACATGTAGCCAACTAGCCATCACTACGTTACTCGAAACAACGCATTACCTTAAGGGTCTAAATCATAAACGACTTGAACTGTTTTTTGATTCCAGATTGAAACTTAAATCATTGTGTAATGATTCCAAGTACCTGCAGCACCAAAGAGCCTCGGTTTCAAACATGGTGAATGTGAAGTACTGGTCTTCGACACCCAGATAGAACAGACGGCCTCCACCGCCTCCAAGCCACAAGGTCGCCTTGTACATGTTGTCCGGGTACATGGTTAGCCTAGACTGCAGCCGCAACCTGTCCTCCAGGAAGGGAAATGCGTACCGGTATCCGGTACACAAGAGAATGGCATCCACTTCCGCTGATGAGCCATCCTTGAAGTACGCCGTATTGTTATCCAGATGTTGCAAGAGTGGGCGCTCTTCTATTCCTATTGGCCATTTGAAGCCCATTGGTTTTGTGCGCCACGTGCAAATGACACTTTTGGCGCCAAACTTGAGGCACTGCAAGGCCAAATCCTCCGCGGAATAACTCGCGCCGACGACTAACAGACGCTGACCTTTGAACTCTTTAGCGTCGCGAAAGTCATGGGAATGCATGATTCGACCTTCGAACTTGTCTATACCATCAAAATTAGGCTTGTTTGGAACGTTGAAAATGCCGACTGCAACAATAACGTGAGTGAACACTTCCGTGCTAGACACGCCGGCTTGAAGGTCCGTTGAGACGACAGTAAAGTTTTGACTTGCATCATTATAAACGACGCTGCGGACGACAGTAgtgaatttgatatatttgcgAAGATCTTCGTCTCCATTTGTCCATCGGCCTGTATGATGAGTCAATATAAAgcatatgtaaataataaaaatggatAAAGGAGttcacaataaaacaagagctgtcacagtatgtgacgaatgcccccgaatgtgacatttaCCTATGAACACTGTCAGTACATGAagagttaaagatcaaacactGATCTTTGATGCATGTGGATCTCATGTGCCAAGTTTTTGTTGCAAATCTGTCATATACATGACACAATTACAGCCCGGTTATGACATCTattctctatgtccttatatgcagcattccattgtgaatagacacctaagtgtgatcttgaccttaaaggttgggacacgggtcttgcacgcgacacgtcgtcttggtatgtcaaacacatgtggcaagtcattttaaaaactgtccatacaagagaaagatacagcccggacacaacaacctatactctatgtccttatatgcagcattccattgtgaataaacacctaagtgtgaccttgaccttagtgATAGGGAAAtcggtcttgcacgcgacacgtcatcttggtatgtcgaacacattggcaagtcattttaaaatctgtccatacaagagaaagttacagcccggacacaacaacctataccctatgtcctgatatatgcagcattccattgtcaATAAACactaagagtgaccttgaccttagaggtagggaaacgggtcttgcacacgacacgtcgtcttgatatgtcgaacacatgtggcaagttatattaaaatatgtccatacaagagaaagttacagcccggactaGACAATCTAAACTCAATGCCCTTATATGCAgtttccattgtgaataaacacctaagtgtgaccttgaccttagagggaggaacacgggtcttgcacgcgaaacgtcgtcttggtatgtcgaacacatgtggcaagttattttaaaatatgttcatataagagaaagttacaggccggacacgacaacctatactctatgtccttaaatgcagcattccattgtgaataacactaagtgtgacattgaccgtCGAgggagggacacgggtcttgcacgcgacacgtcgtcttggtatgtcgaacacatgtggcaagttattttaaaatctgtccatacaagagaaagttacagcacggacacgacaacctatactctgtgtccttatatgcagcattccattgtaaataaacacttagtgtgaccttgaccttaaaggtagggacacgggtcttgcacacgacacgtcgtcttggtacgTCGAACatatgtgccaagttattttaaaatctgtccatacaagggaaagttacagcccggacacgacaacctatactctatgtccttatatgcagcattccattgtgaataaaacactaagtgtgaccttgaccatagaggtagggacacgggtcttgcacacgacacgtcgtcttggtatgtcgaacacatgtggcaagttattttaaaatatgtccatacaagggaaaattacagcccggacacgagaacctatactctatatacttatatgcagcattccattgtgaataaacactaagtgtgaccttgaccttagaggtagggacaagggtcttgcaggcgatacgtcgtcttggtatgtcgaacacatgtggcaagttattttaaaatctgtccatacaagggaaaggtACAGGCCGGACACGACAACATTACTCTATCTACTTATTTGCAGCATATCATTGTGAattaacactaagtgtgaccttgaccttcgaggtagggacacgggtcttgcacacgacacgtcgtcttggtatgtcgaacacatgtggcaagttattttaaaatatgtccatacaagagaacgttacagcccggacacgagttattgtgccgaacacacggacggacggactgacggacggtgcgattttaaaatgcccacctttgggggcataaaatcAACACCTGTTCAAAACAGAAAATTCGAATCGAAATTGTTCCTAAATTATACAACGAAACTTCATTCGGTGAAACATATAAAAGCTGAGTTAACAAATGAATGTGGCCGTGTCtgagaaacaaaacatttttacctaaggcctaaaaaaataaaaatacatttggttcgggttacccgaccctacctacggaatagaaccgaccctaccgttttttagtcagtttgaaaacaaaaaaatgaaaaactaaaaaaataaataataaaaacaaatattttttcttttttttttaattgcttttcaatgtgtagtttaaaaccttaaatgcttatacaggagataactttaacaccattctccaatgatgaaaataacattctaatataaagcctaataaaaaaaaaaaaaaaaaaataaaaagcctacctaccctacctatttttgaaaaggatgtaaccctaaccaaacaatttatttttttaggcctaactaAAAACTATACTCGTCGAGGACTCGGAAATGATTTTCGCTTAACAAAACTTACCCTCTAGGTAATCCCTAAGGACGGCTCTAGGCGGAAAGGAGGGTATGGGACACCGGAAGTGGTAATCAAACGTGTAGTCTGGGAACTCGAGACATTCCTTGGGGCCGTTGGACCACAGATGCTTGTATTGGCCCCCGTGACACGGCTCACCAAACTCGTCTGTCCCTGGAATGTGACAGAATCATAAGCGTTCATTCAGTGTCTGAATGGCATATCCAGAAGACAGATGCAATGGACGCAATGTATAGTGAATTTGACATACAAATTCACTTTTTagtctgtttattttttaggttttgtccaaatttggtgTCAGCGGCGTCTTCTATATGCACATAACCTCACATTTATCCCGAAAttcatcaagaaaaacaaacaatcattaGCCGCATCGGGGCTAtcatcaacttgaaaacaatagAGAAGtgaatataacatataatatatataaaaggtaATTTTAAGTACTCAGCGACTGGATATAGACATCATCTGCAAACGAACGAATAAAACCAACAACTGTTAAAACGATGCAGTCATTTAAAGGAAGCTACCTCAGCAAATGAAAGGTATTGAGAGTTTTTGCCTTGTTATATAGTCCCATTAAAACTACACGACATTGTATCGTGCACACTGACATGCACTATCTACCATGCTCTCGTACAAAAAATAGGTCGCTTTAGTCTAGTCGATAAACTACTCGAGtgtaatcattttcatttaatatcataaggtggtataattttgataaatctCATAAGGTGATTTAATGCCCTGAATCAACTTTAAttgcatctttttttatttaataaagacagaaattaaacgAAGTTTATTTCCATGCACAACCCGGATTTTTAGCCTATTatcatatataaacattcaGGGTTTTTTGAAGGTTCAATATCCAAGATTAAGTCAAGTTTCCCATCGAAGcttaaaaagaaaactaatCCTTAGGGATACTTGACTCTGAACAAATAGGAGTTAAGAGTTAAACTGGTTAAACTTGAATGTTAAATTGAGCATGCGTCTTTCTGTACATGAAAAAAGCAATAACGTTATTATGTAACTACGATACATATAAGAAAATGtacattcaaatgtaaataatatagcGAACTTAAGGTATGAATACGAATGTTACtttggttttgatattttaatgtaatataaCTTGTCTTTATTATATCCCACCAGTGAGCCACGTGAAGTTCCAGAGGCCGCCCCATGTCGCCTGCTTCTCGTAACAGACAACTTCCGGTCGGACGTCAGAGGCTGCTTGCGAGAAGTGGCAGAGTGCCGCCATGCCGCACGGTCCTGCGCCGATAATACACACGCGCTTCCTCTCCGACATTGTTTACTAACGAAAGATatccttttattttaaattccgttctataaaaagcaaatgaaatgaatgttttgtatCAAAGTTGTTTTAAATCCGTACGCTATCAGGTGAATAATGTGTTgtatttgatttcaatatagaattcaaaatatttaaaaaaacagcaGAGGTTTAAAGTAGTTGTATAGGGTATGCATACGTCTATGCATGATATTTAGTGTACCCTTTACGCCCTTACCGTGTTTATGCATGTCGCATGTTAAGAGTATTATCATTAAGACAAGGATCAAGTTACTAGTAAGTTTATATTTGAACAGGTTTTGGTGagtatgttaaaaaaaaatgtgtgtgaGAAGAAAATGCTCTCTCATTCCCTGAGTACAAGAGAAAATCGGCCTTGGACAAGGTTAAGTCGCCAGTAATGATGTAATAAGCaccattgttttttgttttttttaaaggaaaactaAATAGGGGTTAACACTGACGTCATAACTGGATTTGTGCAAAAGCCTTAAATACaacatcatgtttaactcattggACTTAGAGATAGAGATAAAAATATAAGACTTAATAGatgttctttttaataaatagctAGGTTTCCGCATATTCCACAGTTAAAAAAGAGCAAAAATATCGCTTATACTTTTAATCTGTACCttaatcatattcatatttggtttgatcattaaagtctaATTTGTTAATGCACGAgaatgcattaaataaaatcGTTTCATCAACCTATATTTTGCGCTTAAATGCATGGCAATTAATTGTCCCAGTCGTGTTGTGAGTATTGTTGTACGAGTTGCTAAAACTCATTTtactttataaattaaaaaatgctGAAACACGCACCTTTTCTCAGATTTCttcatttaaaactattattgaCTCAATGTTCTTGTAGTCGAAGTACATGTTTGTAAGGCATTTATTGTGGGTTGCCATATTGCTTTGTAATGAAGTTGTATCTGATATTaattaaaaaggtttattccTTATACCTTTTTATACCCCGACATAATTCAAGCGGTGCTCGTATGAATGATAAGTAGTGCATATATACGCTTTATTTCCACTCTAGAGAGATTGAAAcgtaaacatattaaaacagtcgAATACAATATATAGATGTACACCAAAacaattatatgaaaaacacgatgtacacaaatttaaatataatacgagcacatatgatatttaaatatcttgaagaTTGAATGGTATGAAAAAACTTCAAAACCAAATAACTATATTATGATATGATGTGCAGCGCCGTAGCCACACTGAGGCACAATTTGcagagcaaaaaaaaatacataaaaacgcaa contains:
- the LOC128244639 gene encoding flavin-containing monooxygenase 3-like isoform X1, which gives rise to MSERKRVCIIGAGPCGMAALCHFSQAASDVRPEVVCYEKQATWGGLWNFTWLTGTDEFGEPCHGGQYKHLWSNGPKECLEFPDYTFDYHFRCPIPSFPPRAVLRDYLEGRWTNGDEDLRKYIKFTTVVRSVVYNDASQNFTVVSTDLQAGVSSTEVFTHVIVAVGIFNVPNKPNFDGIDKFEGRIMHSHDFRDAKEFKGQRLLVVGASYSAEDLALQCLKFGAKSVICTWRTKPMGFKWPIGIEERPLLQHLDNNTAYFKDGSSAEVDAILLCTGYRYAFPFLEDRLRLQSRLTMYPDNMYKATLWLGGGGGRLFYLGVEDQYFTFTMFETEALWCCRYIMGTISGEPKSEAEMRGDADKWVSRRNGLKSPNDDIDFQADFIADMSSAVGYNPEEQKVADMLHKWKRDKVVDIVSYRDKSFRSVFSGIEAPLLKHRWWKVFDDSKDAFLKNTE